The Oncorhynchus nerka isolate Pitt River linkage group LG12, Oner_Uvic_2.0, whole genome shotgun sequence genome includes a region encoding these proteins:
- the mia2 gene encoding cTAGE family member 5 isoform X1 — translation MAASQIYIWTFTIFLFPTLTWGLLSDFKICGDSECESLLSRVRATRDHRGKDCRFLNFKKGDVIFVYHKLSGKRDDLWAGSIDRQFGYFPKDAVKVDEIYSNTEKEVATQKQDFFCIDEYGSLIDNDSSEWDNEENLVSEFQEIAANDAQDSKTSKDAFLSQSFAQSSDETGNKDAIQVVMEDFSDDTKPEPSEQDGSQWIGSTVTGWLSLGGENPDDNPKEDNPEQESFRSRKLALDIDANQLKEEKKNAENSGWFGDGLTSAFGFGQKAPEEEKPIEKEVEEQPPPSNSWLNIGIRDVLHFGQSNQDKVEEIIEAAGRDESTGTIDPQDLGTSQSHHDATVEQIKETEHQRDDITGKKAERTETHPSKPVKDYNQEDRHSQEEDGELRKEEDAGWYGSIYNNIVGLYGEQGYVEEEEDILIAEDEEDKDISLQSETESQSVFSSMFDTLVSPFQADTTNNYKNAQSDEVTDIKPAEADGDTETSLTSQTAIPYDSTEASVGRKDDNDGNDSNEVPHPPPLDIDTVQSANKILETSKYMSLSHDPQLQDTDGIVNLGVDPEKAIAEMEVVDQEEFPSSDHSKKWHVETDPIDNTGFINIILDPVLDSTILNADATSNNLLSDKGNDDGGRYIVDKASEREEADSTNEVTETEGIEPKKIVEVERDHGDEATFSTHVFEYTQSNSGPNAKIEMYPDSSDLVPPETVTGNEQRQTEILEEADTENMLVEDFIHVHWVSHESQKDSDEKNVLNDRSGMTDDQTTANEDSNLPLNDRNHTDDSNEMLEAFKQLLGNSKYMSLSHNPQLQDTTGIVNLEDDREKSIAEINENDEHDSAGRLELDDVTTNEPVSSQGGVEPKQLVSDPKPDNEEDVKISTVLPEALLHDSDENALNHHQESPAADLAENSLNDVETDHSVGQDALEGSGIPNLSDSIPIQTKAETPTEELPNVSEDTSVMHAEVEDIDIDTTGIEVVSSNQKGDDSILVPQSPAEEDNRDRVGMLYSQTSMPGTEDASVLEEVTQTPDPHLHDTQDPHIAELILNLSLVEPVRVDPVIENVSGVEIHHLITSSGDEESKDKNENTLEVTDKNVHFGDIDSVLLKDWLSSNYEESNSNVMEVVDQEEFSSSDHFKEWHVEADPVDNIGMINITLDPVLDSTILNADTTSNNLLSDKGNDDGGRYIVDKASEIEEADSTKEVTETEGIEPGKIVEVERDHGDQATLPTHVFENTQSSSEPDAKIEMYPDSSELVPPETEIGNEQRQTEILEEADTENMSVEDFIHVHRESHESQKDSDEKNVPNDRSGMTSDQTTAIEDNNLPLDDRNHISSVSSQEVHSKGTKGLYNEITLENERAQELGLQDRETNDGRNSFDQSHAVSQLSPTDEAYDVIIQSEKTIDHDTLYSGENFLSDSWSNYQEATDVKSTISDEDRQQDFENVDVIEKVDFEKISYRDIESIHNVEREGETSTSHSEPPEKQDMPSDQIVGLDPTQEEFVNKSTSHIEPLENQDMPSDQYSVGPPQEEITDTSVNKGTRSFFENAMDFLIPSTDSKDLEDPEPKGQEEEEQEPPPDLPYLDLHEPEPQSQSTSVEDSVKATAFLKEYKNIQKQISTYEITTLLDMFGKHKFLWLDYSLGSSETFTDGQDGDNDLAIISDFERLLQYHIDETKTPSGGVLEDEDQSRKFVSLRKLEILLSNIKNRFTQVKAPVSIKDNQAETDKTNCINDDCLTRNENEDLTNLKGEHFSGEGDIQTPTLTDKYKPEPAVMEYLFSSARQVTGDAVAHMLTVKALLKWLTIQVLSSLPDDIKPGPDLYGLPWEAVIVTALLGLGTLLLFSCRFYQCIKSRLYSSKERRMGLKVAELLDEKCKVLETLSEVQRNYEELETALRNSGILAHVTERENLEVMSQRLKQSNTQLGNDIEKLKEDLNIQRAMRLQQEETIADMQETLKTLEEETRDLKSQTEQAQTTLKIFDMNSERNQNNLEAAKEEKVLLQEKNGQLVQEAEGWGERMSELEEEMRMCESSYTGMLQDATNKDERIKSLTDCLLKMKDWDSVLEDGANREERSGTQGTENGEGQDNHQRRRIQKLIHAAKMNADLKSVDEDKDRVFAKLADEVKAKEDLQEGIKKLENEKASLQTDSEKYTVQVQTLQQKLQIMTEMYQENELKLHRMLTVEERERLQKDEKLTKADKSITLAVEELNSYRQRAQDLEDELEKTNQAYKTQITSQEKKAHNNWLAARGADRDLAEVKRENAHLRQKLTDTQFKLDVVEKDPYTLDNMDRPLFRGERSPYGPSPLHRPASENRAFLSPPTLMDGPLRLSPNFPPMGPGGRVSRGLLDPPGGVDSDRSGGPHSDSGSISPTWERDRRGPPIHPPGYMYLDTGLPYRRPLPGALPMGPLPPRGPGPAEPHSFGHQPDSSFMGNSMGPGENERDSHLSAPGDLRDMRMGPPLLVPPGMGPLPPMDHRDPYFARKGPYGPPDFFSPRGPAPMGMRGPPPPGMFGRVPPPPPQHMGYPPMRPHPDSFPPGPPPRPSPPDSEVSSDQSPSPHDVI, via the exons ATGGCTGCTTCACAGATATACATTTGGACATTTACTATTTTCCTTTTTCCAACTCTAACTTGGGGATTGCTGTCTGACTTCAAAATTTGTGGCGACTCTGAATGTGAAA GCTTGCTGAGTCGGGTCAGGGCCACAAGAGATCACAGAGGAAAGGATTGTAGATTCCTGAACTTCAAAAAAGGGGATGTGATATTTGTTTACCACAAACTCTCTGGCAAAAGAGATGATTTATGGGCAGGAAGT ATTGACAGACAATTTGGTTATTTTCCAAAAGACGCTGTGAAAGTTGATGAAATTTATTCAAACACAGAGAAAGAAGTGGCCACACAG AAACAAGACTTCTTCTGCATAGATGAGTATGGCTCATTAATTGATAATGACTCCAGTGAGTGGGACAATGAAGAAAATCTAGTTTCAGAATTTCAGGAAATCGCAGCCAATGATGCTCAGGATTCTAAAACTTCCAAAGATGCCTTTCTGTCCCAAAGTTTTGCACAGAGCAGTGATGAAACAGGAAACAAAGATGCCATTCAGGTCGTAATGGAAGACTTCTCTGATGATACCAAACCTGAACCTAGCGAACAAGATGGGTCTCAGTGGATTGGCTCTACAGTAACTGGATGGCTTAGTTTAGGTGGTGAAAACCCAGATGATAATCCCAAAGAAGACAACCCAGAACAAGAGTCTTTCAGGAGCAGGAAACTTGCTTTGGACATTGATGCGAACCAATTGAAGGAAGAGAAGAAAAATGCTGAAAACTCTGGCTGGTTTGGAGATGGACTGACTAGCGCCTTTGGTTTTGGTCAAAAAGCTCCAGAGGAGGAGAAGCCCATTGAAAAGGAAGTGGAAGAGCAACCCCCACCCTCTAACTCCTGGCTGAATATTGGCATTAGAGATGTCTTACATTTTGGTCAATCTAATCAGGATAAGGTTGAAGAGATAATAGAAGCAGCAGGCAGAGATGAATCGACAGGCACAATAGACCCACAGGACCTTGGCACAAGTCAGTCTCATCATGATGCCACAGTGGAGCAAATAAAAGAAACAGAGCACCAGAGAGATGATATCACTGGTAAGaaggcagagagaacagagacacacCCCTCAAAACCTGTTAAGGATTATAACCAAGAGGACCGTCATAGTCAGGAAGAAGATGGTGAGTTAAGAAAAGAGgaagatgcagggtggtatggtaGCATCTATAACAATATTGTAGGCCTTTATGGAGAACAGGGttatgttgaggaggaggaggatatacttATAGctgaggatgaagaggataaagaTATCAGCCTTCAGTCAGAAACAGAGTCACAGTCTGTGTTCTCATCCATGTTTGACACTCTGGTATCACCGTTTCAGGCCGATACAACTAACAATTATAAAAATGCCCAAAGTGATGAGGTAACAGATATAAAACCGGCAGAAGCAGATGGAGATACAGAGACCTCCCTTACTTCTCAGACGGCTATCCCATATGATTCTACTGAGGCTTCTGTAGGTAGGAAGGATGATAATGATGGTAATGACAGCAATGAGGTTCCACATCCCCCTCCATTAGATATAGATACGGTTCAGAGTGCCAATAAAATACTTGAAACTAGCAAGTATATGTCTTTGTCCCACGACCCTCAATTACAAGACACAGACGGAATAGTGAATCTTGGAGTTGATCCTGAAAAAGCTATAGCTGAGATGGAAGTTGTTGATCAAGAGGAATTTCCCTCCTCTGATCATTCCAAGAAGTGGCACGTTGAGACCGATCCCATAGATAACACAGGGTTTATAAACATTATCCTTGACCCAGTGTTAGACTCAACTATACTAAATGCTGACGCTACAAGTAACAATCTTCTATCTGATAAAGGTAATGATGATGGGGGACGTTATATTGTGGACAAAgcatctgagagagaggaagcagattCAACTAATGAagttactgagacagaggggatagaacCAAAGAAAATAGTTGAAGTTGAGAGAGACCACGGGGATGAAGCTACTTTCTCTACACATGTCTTTGAATATACACAGAGCAATTCCGGACCCAATGCTAAAATTGAAATGTATCCTGACAGCTCAGATCTAGTTCCCCCTGAGACAGTAACAGGAaatgaacagagacagacagaaatccTTGAGGAGGCAGACACAGAAAACATGTTAGTGGAAGATTTCATTCATGTCCACTGGGTGTCCCATGAATCTCAAAAAGACAGTGACGAGAAAAACGTCCTGAATGATAGATCTGGGATGACGGATGACCAGACGACAGCAAATGAGGACAGTAATCTGCCGCTAAATGACAGAAACCATACAGATGACAGTAATGAAATGCTGGAGGCATTCAAACAGCTACTTGGAAATAGCAAGTATATGTCTTTGTCCCACAACCCTCAATTACAGGACACAACCGGAATAGTGAATCTTGAAGATGATCGTGAAAAATCTATAGCTGAGATCAATGAAAATGATGAGCACGATTCTGCAGGTAGATTAGAGCTAGATGATGTCACTACTAATGAACCTGTCAGTTCCCAAGGAGGTGTAGAGCCAAAGCAATTAGTGTCGGACCCCAAACCAGACAATGAAGAGGATGTGAAAATATCAACTGTGCTCCCCGAAGCGCTTTTGCATGATAGTGATGAGAATGCCCTTAATCACCATCAAGAGAGTCCTGCTGCTGACCTTGCTGAAAATAGCCTGAATGATGTTGAGACTGATCATTCAGTTGGTCAGGATGCTTTAGAAGGATCAGGGATTCCAAATCTCTCTGATTCGATTCCTATTCAGACAAAAGCAGAAACACCGACAGAGGAGCTACCTAATGTATCAGAGGATACATCTGTAATGCATGCTGAGGTGGAGGACATTGACATTGACACTACAGGTATTGAAGTGGTATCCTCCAATCAGAAAGGAGACGACAGTATTCTAGTGCCTCAGAGCCCAGCAGAAGAGGACAATAGGGACAGAGTAGGGATGCTATATAGTCAGACAAGCATGCCAGGTACAGAGGATGCTTCAGTGCTGGAGGAGGTCACACAGACACCTGACCCCCATCTGCATGATACCCAGGACCCTCACATAGCTGAACTTATCCTGAACTTATCTTTAGTTGAACCGGTCAGAGTTGATCCAGTCATTGAAAATGTATCAGGAGTGGAAATACATCATTTGATTACCTCAAGTGGGGATGAGGAAAGTAAGGACAAGAATGAGAATACATTAGAGGTAACAGATAAGAATGTTCATTTTGGAGACATAGATTCAGTTTTGCTGAAAGACTGGTTATCTTCTAACTATGAGGAAAGTAATTCCAATGTAATGGAAGTTGTTGATCAAGAGGAATTTTCCTCCTCTGATCATTTCAAGGAGTGGCACGTTGAGGCCGATCCTGTAGATAACATAGGGATGATAAACATTACCCTTGACCCAGTGTTAGACTCAACTATACTAAATGCTGACACTACAAGTAACAATCTTCTATCTGATAAAGGTAATGATGATGGGGGACGTTATATTGTGGACAAAGCATCTGAGATAGAGGAAGCAGATTCAACTAAAGAagttactgagacagaggggatagaacCAGGGAAAATAGTTGAAGTTGAGAGAGACCATGGGGATCAAGCAACTCTCCCTACACATGTCTTTGAAAATACACAGAGCAGTTCCGAACCTGATGCTAAAATTGAAATGTATCCTGACAGCTCAGAGCTAGTTCCCCCTGAGACAGAAATTGGAAATGAACAACGACAGACAGAAATCCTTGAGGAGGCAGACACAGAAAACATGTCAGTAGAAGATTTCATTCATGTCCACAGGGAGTCCCATGAATCTCAAAAAGACAGTGATGAGAAAAACGTCCCGAATGATAGATCTGGGATGACGAGTGACCAGACGACAGCAATTGAGGACAATAATCTGCCGCTAGATGACAGGAATCACATCTCATCAGTCAGTAGCCAGGAAGTACATTCAAAAGGGACCAAAGGATTGTATAATGAGATCACTCTAGAAAACGAGAGAGCACAGGAATTAGGCCTACAGGATAGGGAAACCAATGATGGACGAAATAGCTTTGATCAGTCACATGCAGTTAGTCAGCTTTCCCCCACTGATGAAGCTTATGATGTCATTATTCAATCAGAGAAAACAATAGACCATGATACATTGTATTCAGGTGAGAATTTCCTCTCAGACAGTTGGTCTAATTATCAAGAAGCAACAGATGTAAAGAGCACAATTAGTGATGAAGATAGGCAGCAGGATTTTGAAAACGTGGACGTGATTGAGAAGGTTGATTTTGAGAAAATCAGTTATAGGGATATTGAATCTATTCACAATGTTGAAAGAGAGGGTGAGACTTCCACTTCTCACAGCGAACCCCCTGAAAAGCAAGACATGCCATCAGATCAGATAGTAGGCCTAGACCCCACTCAAGAAGAATTTGTGAACAAATCAACTTCTCACATTGAACCCCTTGAAAATCAAGACATGCCATCTGACCAGTATTCAGTAGGGCCCCCTCAAGAGGAAATTACAGACACATCAGTCAACAAGGGTACTAGGAGTTTCTTTGAAAATGCAATGGACTTTTTGATCCCAAGCACTGACTCCAAAGACTTAGAAGACCCAGAACCAAAGGGGCAAGAAGAGGAGGAACAAGAACCCCCACCTGATCTTCCTTACCTGGACCTCCATGAACCAGAACCACAGTCTCAGTCAACCTCAGTAGAAGACTCGGTGAAAGCTACAGCATTTTTGAAAGAATACAAGAATATCCAAAAGCAAATCAGCACATATGAAATAACTACTTTGTTGGACATGTTTGGGAAGCACAAATTCCTGTGGCTTGACTACAGCCTAGGAAGCTCAGAGACTTTTACTGATGGCCAAGATGGTGATAATGACCTAGCTATTATATCAGACTTTGAAAGGCTCCTGCAGTATCACATTGATGAGACAAAAACTCCATCTGGTGGAGTACTGGAGGATGAAGACCAATCCAGAAAATTTGTGTCATTACGAAAACTAGAAATACTCTTGTCAAACATAAAAAACAGATTCACCCAAGTGAAAGCACCTGTCAGTATAAAAGACAATCAAG CAGAAACAGACAAGACAAACTGCATCAATGATGATTGTTTAACTCGCAATGAAAACGAAGACCTAACCAACCTGAaaggagaacatttctctggggaAGGAGACATCCAAACCCCAACACTAACAGACAAAT ATAAACCTGAGCCTGCAGTGATGGAATATCTTTTTTCTTCTGCACGTCAAGTCACTGGTGATGCTGTTGCTCATATGCTGACAGTTAAGGCTCTTCTAAAATGGCTCACTATACAG GTCCTGTCATCCCTTCCTGATGACATAAAGCCAGGTCCTGACCTGTATGGACTGCCATGGGAAGCGGTCATCGTCACTGCCTTACTAGGGTTGGGCACCCTCCTATTGTTCAGCTGCAGGTTCTACCAATGT ATAAAGAGCAGACTGTATTCAAGCAAAGAGAGGCGGATGGGCCTGAAGGTGGCTGAACTATTAGATGAAAAGTGCAAAGTCCTTGAGACTTTGAGTGAGGTTCAACGAAAT TATGAAGAACTGGAAACTGCCCTGCGGAATAGTGGTATTTTGGCTcatgtcacagagagagagaatctggaG GTGATGTCCCAGAGGCTGAAACAGTCAAATACACAGCTTGGAAATGATATAGAAAAGTTAAAGGAGGACCTGAATATCCAAAGAGCAATGAGGTTGCAGCAGGAGGAGACA ATTGCAGATATGCAGGAAACCTTGAAAACCTTAGAAGAAGAAACCAGGGACCTCAAgtcccagacagaacag GCACAGACAACCCTGAAAATATTTGACATGAACAGTGAAAGGAATCAGAATAATCTGGAGGCAGCAAAAGAAGAGAAGGTGTTGCTCCAGGAGAAAAATGGCCAG CTGGTCCAGGAGGCAGAGGGCTGGGGGGAGCGGATGAGTGagctggaggaggagatgaggatgtGTGAGAGCTCCTACACTGGAATGCTGCAGGATGCTACCAACAAAGATGAGCGCATCAAG tccttGACAGACTGCCTGTTGAAGATGAAGGACTGGGACTCAGTGCTGGAGGATGGcgccaacagggaggagaggagtgggacaCAAGGGACAGAGAATGGAGAAGGACAAG ATAACCATCAACGACGAAGAATACAGAAACTCATTCATGCAGCCAAG ATGAATGCAGACTTGAAGTCGGTGGATGAAGACAAGGACAGGGTGTTTGCTAAACTAGCAGATGAAGTCAAGGCCAAGGAGGACCTCCAAG AGGGGATTAAGAAACTGGAGAATGAGAAGGCCTCTctgcagacagacagtgagaagtACACGGTCCAGGTGCAGACACTCCAGCAGAAACTGCAGATCATGACAGAGATGTACCAGGAGAATGAGCTCAAACTACACAG GATGTTgactgtggaggagagggagcgTCTTCAGAAGGACGAGAAGCTGACCAAGGCTGACAAGAGCATCACCCTGGCCGTGGAGGAGCTCAACAGCTACAG GCAAAGGGCACAAGACCTGGAGGATGAGCTGGAGAAGACTAACCAGGCCTACAAAACCCAG ATAACTTCTCAGGAAAAGAAGGCACACAATAACTGG CTAGCAGCACGAGGTGCTGACCGCGACCTGGCTGAAGTTAAAAGAGAGAATGCACACCTCAGGCAGAA ATTGACTGATACTCAGTTCAAGCTGGATGTTGTGGAGAAAGACCCCTATACTCTGGACAACATGGACAGACCTCTGTTCAGAG GTGAAAGGTCACCGTATGGCCCCTCCCCCCTACATCGCCCCGCCTCTGAGAACAGAGCCTTCCTGTCTCCGCCTACCCTGATGGATGGCCCACTCCGCCTCTCTCCAAACTTCCCCCCCATGGGACCAGGAGGCAGAG TATCCCGAGGCCTGTTAGATCCCCCTGGTGGGGTGGACTCTGATCGTAGTGGTGGTCCTCACTCTGACAGCGGCTCGATATCTCCCACCTGGGAGAGGGATCGCAGGGGCCCACCTATACACCCTCCAG GGTATATGTATCTAGACACAGGCCTTCCCTACAGGAGACCTCTGCCCGGAGCCCTTCCTATGGGCCCCCTTCCACCCAGGGGCCCCGGTCCTGCTGAGCCCCACAGCTTCGGCCACCAACCTG ACTCGTCATTTATGGGAAACAGTATGGGTCCTGGTGAAAATGAAAGAGAC TCCCATCTGTCAGCACCTGGAGATCTGCGAGACATGAGGATGGGACCTCCTCTCTTAGTACCCCCTGGTATGGGTCCCCTCCCACCCATGGACCACAGGGACCCTTACTTTGCACGCAAAGGCCCTTACGGACCTCCAGACTTTTTCTCCCCACGAGGTCCAGCGCCCATGGGCA TGCGAGGACCACCTCCCCCGGGAATGTTCGGGCGAGTCCCCCCTCCACCACCGCAGCATATGGGGTACCCTCCCATGAGACCCCACCCAGACAGTTTTCCCCCTGGGCCCCCTCCAAGGCCCTCCCCACCTGACAGTGAAGTGTCTTCTGACCAATCTCCCTCTCCACATGATGTCATctga